One part of the Anaerolineae bacterium genome encodes these proteins:
- a CDS encoding transposase — MPKKRGGQPVYTDGAIACLLTVKAVFHLAYRQTEGFAGSISQLLRVSLPIPNYTTLNRRAKKLEIRLPVSEKGPIYPGQSHLLC; from the coding sequence ATGCCGAAGAAACGAGGAGGGCAGCCAGTATACACGGATGGGGCGATAGCATGTTTGCTAACGGTCAAGGCGGTATTTCACCTGGCCTATCGTCAAACCGAAGGCTTTGCTGGTTCGATCAGTCAATTGTTGCGCGTGAGCTTGCCCATTCCCAATTACACCACCTTGAACCGGCGGGCCAAAAAGCTAGAGATCCGGTTGCCTGTCAGCGAGAAAGGCCCTATTTACCCAGGACAATCGCATCTATTATGTTAA